The sequence GATCTTTAAAGAGTAATGCAAAAACTAACTAAAGTGTTTGTAGAAGatgaactgtagagaattTGTAGAGAAACAAATAATGGACAGGTGCAGACTCTTTCTTAGTTTACCTAATCTCCACTACTTGTAGAGATTCTTTTTGCAGAGTCATTCTTTAAGCATAACACTCCTATAGTTATCCTCTTAActatactaaataaaataaacaactaaaaaaagtaattattcaTAATTACATAATGTCTAATTAGTTTCTCCTTATGGGCCTTGTATTTTCGGCTAGGCCTATGAAGTTAGTAATCCACGCATCTTCATTTTGAGTTTCAATAATGGCGGTCCAATTTAAGCctgtttatgaatattaaactcatattttttctttttggctaTTACAACCTGAAACTAGACAATAAAGCTAAAGTGAGGTAATAAGCatatattttcacatattatatatacaaaaatataccaataaatcactaaaatatcttatatatatataatatgagcctatcataattttttttattcgtttcaaattagagtaattttttaaattgttaatttaataattagttattaaaaatactctttattaattaacatagACACTATTACATGTAATTATTAGGCAAATTCCACAAGTGCATGGATCACAATAAGTAGTAAAAAGTGAATATAAATATCGTTCGCATGAGGAGATTGATACTAAGTACCAACCCTAATTGTATTTCCACTATctaacaaaatcaaataattgtaattgaataaataattaacaggaaagaaaaacttaaagcTAATAATAACTTCTTTTGAagatctaataattaaaactagaGCCTGGATTTATTTCATTAACTATTACTCGGACTACATGATTTTTTTACAATTCAAATCATTAATTTAGTCAAAGGTAAATCACTCAAAAtcagtaattaatttttatattttatattttaaaattttagtttattaaaaaaatttaagaaaaatattttagagaaataataataacaataaatacaaaatgtatatttcttaatctGCTTCTAAATAAAAGATAGGCTATGTTTTTAAAATAGGAGTACAATATTTTAGTTAGGGTTTTAATGCATTCAAATGAGTGTATTTGTTTCGAAAAAGAGATCTGCTAATGGTCTAAACGCTTTATGggttttttaaataaaatgtcaTTTTGAATTCTCAAAATGGCATTAAATTATGGTCTACGTCTTGTGAATCAGGTTGTTCAATACTTAAGTTGAGCTGATTAATCAATCTCATCTCTTTCGAtcctttttattaatcaatctCATTAAGTTGTATCTTAGAagattaaactttttaaaaaaaaatttattgttttttgtAATGTCAATTAAGAAATTAGATCATTACACTTGCAAgtggaattttttttataaaaaagaaaatgaagatatAGATATAGtcaaaaatcatataaaatatctcctgataatatataatatatatatatatatatatatatatatattatattatattatattatattatattatataagcACTGAAATGTAAGagatttcatttatttacgtttatttttaatacaaaagatataatttcaatttataatttttatatttttctaaattattaatttaatttttaattaataattaatatctaatttttaattcaataataatttttatttcaaaaataatatatagttaaaattttaattaatgagTCACTATATTAATTCAACAGTAATCTTAATTCTgagaattaatatattaattatatttttaacatttaaataatACATGATATCCTTCCACCAATCACTATAATGTGTCACAGAGCTAATCATATTGATGACTTCAACATTGcgttgatattaaaaaaaataaaataaataaatttgagtgAATATTTACAATCTGGCCGAATTGTTATATCATTtcttaaatatgaataataaatttagatattaaaacttttattaattttgttatatttttatttataaattaaagaaataagaacaGTTACGTACCATGTTATTTGTAGCTTAAAAAAATTCGAAATATaggatttatttatatatatattcttataataTATGATGTCTACCAATTCGATCCTCTTATAATAAAGGGCAAGGAAAACGACTTATTGATGGGTTCCACGTTGACTTGAATATAAAAAGACTTCAGGGAACAAATACGACCTGGCCACATTATATATTGGAAGGTGTTTTTGTGGAATCCTGCAAGGAATTAAAACTGACCAAATTCATAGTTGTAGTGTTCATAAGTTTTGTGGGAAAGAAAATGAGTTTCAACGATGATGAGATGATTGTTACCCCTCAAGACTCAGGTTTctaattatgttttctttagCAGTTACTAATATAATCAGCTTCTTTTTTGCCATTTCATTCATGTTTAGTTAGCTAACTAATTGCATATTTTCAGGGTCAACACGGACGCCAATTGTACCAGGAAGAGTACAGCTGAAATGCATGAACAGTACGACGGCACCACTTGAAGAAAGCAAACTCAAGGTGATGCTGGAGCTCACGGGTGGAGATTCCAGCAATGATAGACCCGGGTTGGATCTTGTGGTGGTCTTAGACCTCAGTGGAAGCATGGAAGGCGAGAAGATAGAAAAACTGAAAGCTGCCATACTATTTATGATCAAGAAACTTAGTTCCATTGACCGTCTGTCAATTGTAACATTCTCCAGGGACGCCAGAAGGTTGTGCCCGTTGCGTCAGATAACTGAAAATTCTCAAAAGGACCTTGAAAATTTGATCAACGGCTTACATGCTTATGGTGCAGCCAACATCACCGCTGGCCTTCAAACTGGCTTAAAAGTGCTCAATGACCGTAGATTTACCGGCGGGCGTGTGGCTACCATCATGCTTGTGTCCAGTAGTGAGCAAAACAACGGCGATGATGCTGACCAGATTTTAGTCGGAAATGTGCCCGTACACACATTCGGTTTTGGCGCTTATCACGAACCAGGGGTACCTTGAATAACTTTTTGAATTTCCCCACCCATTTGAGACCaagatattgacaaatttcttttcttaggaACTGCATATTAAGCAGAACCAAAGTACTTGTTTTATAACTTCCTAATAATTAGTTCGTATATTTTAATAGGTGCTCAAGGCTATTGCACATAATAGCATAGGAGGAACATTCTCAGATGTTCAAAATATGGACAACTTGAACAAAGCTTTTTCCCAATGTTTGGCTGGACTGCTCACAATTGTCGTTCAGGACCTGAAGCTAACGGTTACAGGATACAAAGATGAATCGACAATAGAGCAGGTAGCTGCTGGAAACTATCCACAATCCAAGGACGATGGTGTTGGCTCTGTAACTGTTACATTTGGCGATCTCTATAGTAAACAGGTGGCCAAGGTCATAGTGTACCTTCTTCTCCATCCTGTTAGTAAGGAGCAATGCGTAGATGTTCTTGAAATCGCTTACTCATATAGGTACTAATAAATCCCAACTAACATTTTACCTAAACTATGTAGTTATAAAATGAATGACATATATATGCATGTGCAGCATCAATGGAAAACCGTTTGAAGCCATTCCTGCAACCATTACTGTACGCCGCTCTGGGACATCACTTGATCAGGAAGAGAAGCCGGAGGTATTAACTGAGGAGACTCGTCTCCGGACTGCaagaatgataaaagaagCAAGAGTCATGGCTGATGACAGTAAACTAGACGATGCTCGAGACAAGCTGGTTGAAGCACAGAACTCCTTGGAGGATGTCGTTGATGAGTCTAATCCATTAGTTCAGACGCTGAGTTCTGAACTGCAACAACTCttaaaattgatgaaatcacaAGAAATCTATGAAAAGCAAGGGCGTCCCTTTGCACTCTCCTCTGAGACGTCCCACGATCGCCAGCATTTTGCTTTAAGAGGTAATATGGAAAGCCTACGACTATTTGCCACTCCCTGTATGGACAAATACCTTGAGCAAGCTAAGTCATTTGATGCGGATCCCAACAAACCGCTGCCCTCTGTGGATGACGATGTGAAGTAAGAAATTGCTTCTG is a genomic window of Ricinus communis isolate WT05 ecotype wild-type chromosome 2, ASM1957865v1, whole genome shotgun sequence containing:
- the LOC8284080 gene encoding uncharacterized protein sll0103, encoding MSFNDDEMIVTPQDSGSTRTPIVPGRVQLKCMNSTTAPLEESKLKVMLELTGGDSSNDRPGLDLVVVLDLSGSMEGEKIEKLKAAILFMIKKLSSIDRLSIVTFSRDARRLCPLRQITENSQKDLENLINGLHAYGAANITAGLQTGLKVLNDRRFTGGRVATIMLVSSSEQNNGDDADQILVGNVPVHTFGFGAYHEPGVLKAIAHNSIGGTFSDVQNMDNLNKAFSQCLAGLLTIVVQDLKLTVTGYKDESTIEQVAAGNYPQSKDDGVGSVTVTFGDLYSKQVAKVIVYLLLHPVSKEQCVDVLEIAYSYSINGKPFEAIPATITVRRSGTSLDQEEKPEVLTEETRLRTARMIKEARVMADDSKLDDARDKLVEAQNSLEDVVDESNPLVQTLSSELQQLLKLMKSQEIYEKQGRPFALSSETSHDRQHFALRGNMESLRLFATPCMDKYLEQAKSFDADPNKPLPSVDDDVK